A stretch of the Argentina anserina chromosome 6, drPotAnse1.1, whole genome shotgun sequence genome encodes the following:
- the LOC126798370 gene encoding mitochondrial fission 1 protein A, giving the protein MEEMMNKFFESVGSFFGGGDQIPWCDQDVIQGCEREVAEANKGESEEHKSESIMRLSWALVHSRQPEDVHRGIAMLEASLANTNSPLHQREKFYLLAVGYYRTDDYSKSRGLVDQCLEIAPDWRQALSLKKIIEEQIAKDGFIGIGLTASAVGLIAGGIVAALIRR; this is encoded by the exons ATGGAAGAGATGATGAACAAATTCTTCGAGTCCGTGGGTTCTTTCTTCGGAGGAGGAGATCAGATTCCCTGGTGCGATCAAGACGTCATCCAA GGTTGTGAGAGAGAAGTTGCGGAGGCCAACAAGGGTGAGTCAGAGGAGCACAAGAGCGAGAGCATCATGAGATTATCATGGGCCCTTGTTCATTCAAGACAACCCGAAGATGTCCACCGTGGAATTGCAATGCTAGAGG CTTCATTGGCCAACACCAACTCCCCTTTACATCAAAGAGAGAAGTTTTACCTTCTCGCCGTTGGATATTACAGAACTGATGATTATTCAAAAAGCCGCGGCCTTGTCGACCAATGCTTAGag ATTGCACCTGATTGGAGACAGGCTCTGTCCCTTAAGAAGATAATTGAGGAGCAAATTGCTAAAG ATGGTTTCATTGGGATAGGCCTCACCGCCAGTGCTGTTGGACTTATAGCAGGTGGGATTGTTGCTGCCTTGATTCGCAGGTGA
- the LOC126798368 gene encoding uncharacterized protein LOC126798368 — translation MGSSPNDFSVVVLPSDYGIDARPFLTNQQRAAVEEEEEQENWHDCPQNLSSDEDFSDLELLHFFRRQGRDKSGNLIFRIVGKYFPAPVVGGDRLKRYICNKLCSDSPEGPYCIVYMHSTVQKEDNSPGMTILRWIYEELPSYLKDRLQVVYFVHPGLRSRLVFATLGRFFLSGGLYWKIKYVSRLQYLWDDIKKGEIEIPEFVKNHDDVLEHRPLTDYGIEPDPLHMIEVPSTAYSFGRYEERWASREYMS, via the exons ATGGGGAGCTCACCCAACGACTTCTCGGTGGTAGTTTTGCCATCCGACTACGGTATCGACGCCAGGCCATTCCTGACGAACCAACAGAGAGCCGCtgttgaggaagaagaagagcaagAGAATTGGCACGACTGCCCTCAGAACCTCTCCTCCGATGAGGACTTCTCCGATCTCGAGCTCCTGCACTTCTTTCGTCGCCAAGGCCGTGATAAATCTGGAAACCTCATTTTCCGCATCGTCGGAAAATACTTTCCCG CTCCAGTTGTGGGTGGGGATAGGCTAAAGAGGTACATATGCAACAAATTATGCAGTGACTCTCCAGAAGGGCCATACTGCATTGTTTACATGCATAGTACTGTGCAAAAGGAGGATAACTCCCCTGGAATGACTATCTTGAGGTGGATTTATGAAGAACTTCCTTCTTATTTGAAGGACAGGCTTCAAGTTGTGTACTTCGTTCACCCTGGACTTCGCTCTAGGCTTGTCTTTGCCACTCTTGGCCGATTTTTCTTAAGTGGAGG cctATATTGGAAAATCAAGTATGTAAGCCGCTTGCAGTACCTTTGGGATGATATAAAGAAAGGAGAGATTGAGATTCCAGAATTTGTGAAAAATCATGATGATGTTCTTGAGCATAGGCCATTAACAGATTATGGGATCGAACCTGACCCTCTTCACATGATTGAGGTGCCCTCAACCGCTTATTCATTTGGAAGGTACGAGGAGAGATGGGCTTCTAGAGAATATATGTCTTAG
- the LOC126798365 gene encoding isocitrate dehydrogenase [NAD] catalytic subunit 5, mitochondrial, whose product MASQLFRRLIGSRSTTHFLSGAANPSTTLLSSSSSSASRVFSSTSTPITATLFPGDGIGPEIAESVKQIFREAEVPIQWEEHYVGEQIDPRTQSFLTWESLESVRRNKVGLKGPMATPIGKGHRSLNLTLRKELNLYANVRPCYSLPGYKTRYDDVDLITIRENTEGEYSGLEHQVVRGVVESLKIITRQASLRVAEYAFHYAKAHGRKRVSAIHKANIMQKTDGLFLKCCREVAEKYPDIVYEEVVIDNCCMMLVKNPALFDVLVMPNLYGDIISDLCAGLIGGLGLTPSCNIGEGGIALAEAVHGSAPDIAGKNLANPTALLLSAVTMLRHLELHDKADRIQDAILNTIAEGKYRTADLGGKSTTSDFTQAIIDHL is encoded by the exons ATGGCTTCCCAGCTATTCAGGCGCCTCATCGGAAGCCGCTCCACCACTCACTTCCTCTCCGGCGCCGCGAATCCTTCCACGACCttactctcctcctcctcctcttcggCTTCTAGGGTTTTCTCCTCTACTTCCACTCCGATCACCGCCACCCTCTTCCCCGGCGACGGCATCGGCCCCGAGATCGCCGAGTCCGTCAAGCAG ATATTCAGGGAAGCTGAAGTTCCGATTCAGTGGGAAGAACATTATGTTGGGGAGCAAATTGATCCCAGGACTCAGAGTTTTCTGACATGGGAAAGTTTGGAATCAGTACGAAGGAACAAGGTAGGCTTGAAAGGTCCGATGGCCACACCAATTGGGAAGGGTCATCGTTCTTTGAACCTTACACTGAGGAAAGAACTTAATTTGTATGCAAATGTCAGACCTTGCTACAGCCTTCCTGGCTACAAGACTCGATATGATGATGTTGATCTTATCACTATTCGTGAGAACACGGAGGGGGAATACAGTGGACTTGAACATCAA GTGGTGAGGGGTGTTGTTGAGAGCCTCAAGATCATTACCCGTCAAGCTAGCTTGAGGGTGGCTGAGTATGCTTTTCATTATGCCAAGGCCCACGGTAGAAAAAGAGTGTCTGCAATACACAAAGCAAACATAATGCAGAAAACAGACGGTCTTTTCCTCAAG TGTTGCCGCGAGGTTGCTGAGAAGTACCCTGATATAGTATATGAAGAAGTTGTCATTGATAACTGCTGTATGATg CTTGTCAAGAATCCAGCACTTTTTGATGTGTTAGTGATGCCTAACCTATATGGTGATATCATTAGTGATCTTTGCGCTGGGTTGATAGGAGGTTTGGGCTTAACACCAAG CTGCAATATTGGTGAGGGAGGCATTGCCCTTGCCGAAGCTGTACACGGATCGGCACCTGATATTGCTGGAAAG AATTTGGCAAACCCAACTGCTCTGCTTTTGAGTGCTGTTACCATGCTTCGTCATCTGGAGCTCCATGATAAAGCTGATAGGATCCAGGATGCGATCCTGAACACAATTGCAGAGGGCAAGTACCGTACTGCTGACCTTGGTGGCAAATCAACAACTTCTGACTTCACACAGGCAATTATCGATCATCTTTGA